The following coding sequences lie in one Peromyscus maniculatus bairdii isolate BWxNUB_F1_BW_parent chromosome 3, HU_Pman_BW_mat_3.1, whole genome shotgun sequence genomic window:
- the Fzd1 gene encoding frizzled-1, with amino-acid sequence MAEEAAPSESPAAGRPSWELCAGALRGRREAVGRGDTTGPRRPRADPRRWPSGLLLLLLWLLEAPLLLGVRAQAAGQVPGPGQQAPPPPQQQQSGQQYNGERGISIPDHGYCQPISIPLCTDIAYNQTIMPNLLGHTNQEDAGLEVHQFYPLVKVQCSAELKFFLCSMYAPVCTVLEQALPPCRSLCERARQGCEALMNKFGFQWPDTLKCEKFPVHGAGELCVGQNTSDKGTPTPSLLPEFWTSNPQHGGGYRGGYPGGAGPVERGKFSCPRALRVPSYLNYHFLGEKDCGAPCEPTKVYGLMYFGPEELRFSRTWIGIWSVLCCASTLFTVLTYLVDMRRFSYPERPIIFLSGCYTAVAVAYIAGFLLEDRVVCNDKFAEDGARTVAQGTKKEGCTILFMMLYFFSMASSIWWVILSLTWFLAAGMKWGHEAIEANSQYFHLAAWAVPAIKTITILALGQVDGDVLSGVCFVGLNNVDALRGFVLAPLFVYLFIGTSFLLAGFVSLFRIRTIMKHDGTKTEKLEKLMVRIGVFSVLYTVPATIVIACYFYEQAFRDQWERSWVAQSCKSYAIPCPHLQGGGGVPPHPPMTPDFTVFMIKYLMTLIVGITSGFWIWSGKTLNSWRKFYTRLTNSKQGETTV; translated from the coding sequence ATGGCTGAGGAGGCGGCGCCTAGCGAGTCCCCGGCCGCCGGCCGGCCGAGCTGGGAACTTTGTGCCGGGGCTCTCCGGGGCCGGCGGGAGGCGGTGGGGCGCGGGGAcaccaccggcccccgccgcccCCGGGCTGACCCCCGGCGCTGGCCTagtgggctgctgctgctgctgctttggcTGCTGGAGGCTCCGCTGCTGTTGGGGGTCCGAGCGCAGGCGGCGGGCCAGGTACCCGGGCCGGGCCAGCAAGCCCCGCCGCcgccccagcagcagcagagcgGGCAGCAGTACAACGGCGAACGGGGCATCTCCATCCCGGACCACGGCTACTGCCAGCCCATATCCATCCCTCTGTGCACGGACATCGCGTACAACCAGACCATCATGCCCAACCTGCTGGGCCACACGAATCAGGAGGACGCGGGCCTGGAGGTGCACCAGTTCTACCCGCTGGTGAAGGTGCAGTGCTCCGCCGAGCTCAAGTTCTTCCTGTGCTCCATGTATGCGCCTGTGTGCACCGTGCTGGAGCAGGCGCTGCCGCCCTGCCGCTCCCTGTGCGAGCGCGCACGCCAGGGTTGCGAGGCGCTCATGAACAAGTTCGGCTTCCAGTGGCCAGACACGCTCAAGTGCGAGAAGTTCCCGGTGCATGGCGCAGGAGAGCTGTGCGTGGGCCAGAACACGTCCGACAAAGGTACCCCGACTCCCTCCTTGCTGCCGGAGTTCTGGACCAGTAATCCGCAGCACGGCGGCGGTTATCGCGGCGGCTACCCGGGGGGCGCCGGCCCGGTGGAGCGGGGCAAGTTCTCCTGCCCGCGCGCTCTCAGGGTGCCCTCCTACCTCAACTACCACTTTCTGGGGGAGAAGGACTGCGGCGCGCCCTGCGAACCCACTAAGGTATACGGGCTCATGTACTTTGGGCCGGAGGAGCTGCGCTTCTCGCGCACCTGGATTGGCATCTGGTCCGTGCTGTGCTGCGCCTCCACGCTCTTCACGGTACTCACGTACCTGGTGGACATGCGGCGCTTCAGCTACCCGGAACGACCCATCATTTTCCTGTCCGGCTGTTACACAGCGGTGGCCGTGGCCTACATCGCTGGCTTTCTGCTGGAGGACCGGGTGGTGTGTAACGACAAGTTTGCAGAGGACGGGGCGCGCACCGTGGCGCAGGGCACTAAGAAGGAGGGCTGCACTATCCTCTTTATGATGCTCTACTTCTTCAGCATGGCCAGCTCCATCTGGTGGGTGATCCTGTCCCTCACCTGGTTCCTGGCAGCCGGCATGAAGTGGGGCCACGAAGCCATCGAGGCCAACTCACAGTATTTTCACCTAGCCGCCTGGGCTGTGCCAGCCATCAAAACTATAACCATCCTGGCGTTGGGCCAGGTGGACGGCGATGTACTGAGTGGAGTGTGTTTTGTAGGGCTTAACAACGTGGACGCGCTGCGTGGCTTTGTGCTGGCGCCGCTCTTCGTCTATCTGTTCATCGGCACCTCTTTCCTGCTGGCCGGTTTCGTGTCGCTCTTCCGCATCCGCACCATTATGAAGCACGATGGCACCAAGACCGAGAAGCTGGAGAAGCTCATGGTGCGCATCGGAGTCTTCAGCGTGCTCTACACCGTGCCGGCCACCATCGTCATCGCCTGCTACTTCTACGAGCAGGCCTTCCGGGACCAGTGGGAGCGCAGCTGGGTGGCCCAGAGCTGCAAGAGTTATGCCATCCCCTGCCCTCACCTCCAGGGGGGTGGAGGCGTCCCACCACACCCGCCCATGACTCCCGACTTTACCGTCTTCATGATCAAGTATCTCATGACGCTGATCGTGGGCATCACGTCGGGCTTCTGGATCTGGTCTGGCAAGACACTGAACTCCTGGAGGAAGTTCTACACGAGGCTCACCAACAGCAAACAGGGGGAGACTACCGTCTGA